From a region of the Cucumis sativus cultivar 9930 chromosome 6, Cucumber_9930_V3, whole genome shotgun sequence genome:
- the LOC105435850 gene encoding putative protein TPRXL — translation MGSCISKCKPKMMKQPPLFDFNNLVVQDKLVVIPQPLSPLLTTKTTSATPSLSLHNKISPYPPSPSPSSSSISSFTCLSSNTPSSTNTSFSTASSSPSPISSHHYFPSPYNQNPHLFPINSLKAHAFRPPVKPISPLLLRHPSPQRVSRSIPQKRPRPASPSPIRQKSFRKEVLQRPLSSPSPTRRFSREKCQVALAPINGVRPKSRSPVRDSAMKKEITCIHRISSKIDEVAVKEAVGDLDSVVAMEDIDNPLISLDCFIFL, via the coding sequence ATGGGATCTTGCATTAGCAAATGCAAACCCAAGATGATGAAACAACCACCTCTTTTTGATTTCAACAATCTTGTTGTTCAAGACAAACTTGTTGTAATTCCTCAACCACTTTCTCCATTAttgacaacaaaaacaacatcAGCAactccttctctttctcttcatAACAAAATCTCTCCTTATCCTCCTTCTccttcaccttcttcttcttccatttcttctttcacttGCCTCTCTTCAAATACACCTTCTTCAACCAACACCTCTTTCTCAACTGCATCTTCTTCACCTTCCCCAATTTCCTCACATCATTACTTTCCTTCTCCCTACAACCAAAACCCTCACCTCTTCCCAATCAATTCCCTTAAAGCTCACGCCTTTCGGCCGCCTGTCAAGCCGATTTCCCCCCTCCTCCTTCGCCATCCGTCCCCACAAAGGGTGTCAAGATCCATACCCCAGAAGAGACCCCGCCCGGCTTCGCCATCACCAATTAGGCAGAAGAGCTTCAGAAAAGAGGTTCTTCAGCGGCCTCTCTCGTCACCCTCACCAACTAGACGCTTCAGCCGAGAGAAATGTCAGGTGGCTCTGGCTCCGATCAATGGTGTTCGTCCCAAAAGCCGCTCACCGGTGAGGGATAGTGCAATGAAGAAGGAAATTACTTGCATTCATAGGATAAGTTCAAAGATTGATGAAGTTGCTGTTAAAGAAGCTGTTGGAGATTTAGATTCAGTGGTGGCTATGGAAGATATTGATAATCCTTTAATCTCGTTGGATTGCTTTATCTTTCTGTAG
- the LOC101218704 gene encoding increased DNA methylation 3, giving the protein MEGNGDQTMLKPSVILTGTAKEGSSGPPIGLVDIGVSEGAYLFRVALPGVRKDRSKVKFEIKSDGKVQIEGVMSGPGFLKESSAMYQMKVQQLCPPGPFTVSFKLPGPVDPRLSSPSFRPDGILEVVVMKSRAQPTVADSQPPLGV; this is encoded by the exons ATGGAAGGCAATGGTGATCAGACGATGCTGAAGCCATCAGTTATTTTAACTGGAACAGCCAAGGAAGGTAGTTCTGGCCCTCCTATTGGTCTTGTTGATATTGGCGTGAGTGAAGGTGCATACCTCTTTCGTGTTGCATTGCCTGGCGTGCGAAAAGATCGAA GTAAGGTAAAATTTGAGATCAAAAGCGATGGTAAGGTTCAGATCGAAGGAGTGATGTCAGGTCCAGGTTTCTTAAAAGAATCATCAGCTATGTACCAGATGAAAGTCCAGCAACTTTGTCCACCAGGACCTTTTACGGTTTCTTTTAAGCTGCCTGGTCCGGTTGATCCACGGTTGTCTTCGCCTAGTTTCCGGCCTGATGGCATTTTGGAAGTGGTGGTTATGAAGTCCAGAGCACAACCTACAGTGGCTGATTCCCAACCACCACTGGGAGTATAA
- the LOC116404729 gene encoding wall-associated receptor kinase 5-like, with amino-acid sequence MERLRKTLVGLTVIILLSTLASAASQAKPDCDEWCGDLRIPYPFGVKQGCYFNQAFLITCDKAFNPPKAFLKDTNISVTNISLNGELHMLQPIVRYCYEDVQLVSGTPFIPNTTNLSAPATLPIADGKNKFIAIGCNTFGLFTGMLKGGEFLTGCVAICTNNSIIVDGSCSGTGCCELDIPNGLSDLSLAVGPVLPDTNRSLVKNNSCGYAFVVGEEGFKFKSSFIDNFEDKEVEVVVDWSIGNETIIDVCGINSKRNSSFSDDRSQYRCQCPDGYEGNPYLPQGCDQDINECEHKELNDCTHECINTNGSYTCKCPKNYKGDGRRGEDGHGCTRDSKAIPIIIGIGVGFTVLLIASTWIFLGYKKWKFIKRKEKFFKENGGFILQQQLSQWQSSPNEMVRIFTQEELEKATNNYDHSTIVGKGGYGTVYKGVLEDGLAVAIKKSKLIDQSQTDQFINEVIVLSQINHRNVVRLLGCCLETQVPLLVYEFVTNGTLFEHIHDKTKHASLSWEARLKIALETAGVLSYLHSSASTPIIHRDVKTTNILLDNNYTAKVSDFGASKLVPMDQTQVSTLVQGTLGYLDPEYLLTSELTEKSDVYSFGIVLLELITGKKAVSFDGPEEERNLAMYVLCAMKEDRLEEVVEKAMMVKEASFEEAVKQVAKVAMKCLRIKGEERPSMKEVAMELEGVRSMQVQHSWANNNDSSNYEETICLLDVEASDSNNFASRGTTSIVGDSIKASILPHIHHGR; translated from the exons ATGGAGCGTTTGAGGAAGACTCTTGTGGGTCTCACGGTGATCATCTTATTATCAACACTGGCCTCAGCAGCCTCACAAGCCAAACCTGATTGTGATGAATGGTGTGGCGACTTACGAATTCCATATCCATTTGGAGTAAAACAAGGATGTTATTTCAACCAAGCATTCTTAATTACATGTGACAAAGCCTTTAACCCTCCAAAGGCGTTTCTAAAGGACACAAACATTAGCGTTACCAATATATCACTCAATGGTGAGCTCCACATGTTGCAGCCTATAGTCCGATATTGCTACGAGGATGTGCAATTAGTGAGTGGTACTCCTTTTATCCCCAACACAACCAACCTTTCTGCACCGGCGACATTACCGATTGCGGATGGCAAAAACAAGTTCATCGCCATCGGTTGCAATACGTTCGGTTTATTCACAGGGATGCTAAAGGGAGGTGAATTTCTAACTGGTTGTGTTGCGATATGTACAAATAATAGTATTATAGTTGATGGGTCGTGTTCTGGGACTGGATGTTGTGAGTTGGATATTCCAAATGGGTTGAGTGATTTGAGTTTGGCTGTGGGTCCAGTGTTACCTGATACTAATCGTAGTTTAGTGAAGAATAATTCATGTGGGTATGCTTTTGTGGTTGGAGAAGAAGGGTTTAAGTTTAAATCAagttttattgataattttgaagatAAGGAAGTTGAGGTTGTGGTTGATTGGAGTATTGGAAATGAAACAATAATTGATGTTTGTGGAATAAATAGTAAAAGGAATAGTAGTTTCTCTGATGATAGATCTCAATACCGTTGCCAATGTCCGGATGGTTACGAAGGAAATCCATATCTCCCTCAAGGATGTGATCAAG ATATAAATGAATGCGAGCATAAAGAGCTGAATGACTGCACGCACGAATGCATTAACACAAATGGAAGCTATACTTGCAAATGTCCTAAAAACTATAAAGGAGATGGAAGACGAGGGGAAGATGGACACGGCTGCACTCGAGATTCCAAGGCTATTCCCATCATAATCG GAATTGGAGTAGGGTTCACTGTTTTATTAATTGCTAGCACATGGATATTCTTGGGTTACAAAAAGTGGAAGTTCatcaaaaggaaagagaaattttttaaagaaaatggaggTTTCATACTTCAACAACAACTTTCTCAATGGCAATCCTCCCCAAATGAAATGGTCAGAATTTTCACCCAAGAAGAATTGGAGAAGGCCACAAACAACTACGACCATAGCACTATTGTTGGCAAAGGTGGGTACGGTACTGTTTACAAAGGAGTCTTAGAAGATGGCTTGGCAGTGGCAATCAAGAAATCGAAACTTATAGACCAATCCCAAACTGATCAATTCATTAATGAAGTTATTGTTTTGTCTCAAATCAACCATCGCAACGTGGTCAGACTCTTGGGATGTTGTTTAGAGACACAAGTCCCGTTGTTGGTGTATGAGTTTGTAACCAATGGCACCCTCTTTGAACACATCCATGACAAAACCAAGCATGCTTCACTTTCGTGGGAAGCCCGCTTAAAAATAGCATTGGAGACTGCAGGTGTGCTTTCGTATTTACATTCGTCAGCTTCCACTCCAATTATTCATAGAGATGTCAAGACGACCAACATACTTTTAGATAATAATTACACTGCAAAGGTATCCGATTTTGGAGCGTCAAAGTTGGTTCCAATGGATCAAACACAAGTATCCACGTTGGTACAAGGGACATTAGGGTATTTAGACCCAGAGTACTTATTGACAAGCGAGTTGACAGAGAAGAGCGACGTTTATAGTTTTGGAATAGTGTTGTTAGAGCTTATAACTGGGAAGAAAGCGGTGAGTTTTGATGGGCCAGAAGAGGAGAGGAACCTAGCAATGTATGTGCTTTGTGCAATGAAAGAAGATCGGTTGGAAGAAGTTGTGGAGAAAGCGATGATGGTGAAAGAGGCAAGTTTTGAGGAAGCTGTTAAACAAGTGGCTAAGGTAGCAATGAAATGCTTGAGAATTAAAGGGGAAGAGCGGCCCAGCATGAAAGAAGTGGCTATGGAGTTGGAGGGAGTGCGATCAATGCAAGTTCAACATTCATGGGCTAATAATAATGATTCGTCCAACTATGAGGAAACGATATGTTTATTGGATGTGGAAGCTTCAGACTCGAACAATTTTGCTTCGCGTGGCACTACGAGTATCGTTGGGGATAGCATAAAAGCTTCAATTTTGCCGCACATTCACCATGGAAGAtga